Genomic segment of Diceros bicornis minor isolate mBicDic1 chromosome 29, mDicBic1.mat.cur, whole genome shotgun sequence:
CTCCTTTTGTCCCCTCCTTCCCACCACATCTCCAAAGGAAATTCTAGAGGGAGGAAAAGTagttaattcctccatctttTATCAAAAGGAGGTACCTCCTCATCCACGAGGCAATCAGCAGTGATATAGAATCAGgagggagtcaggaaggcctctTCCAGGCGCTCTGCCAGCATTGCTGTGTGACTTCAGACTCCCCCAGAAGCTCTCAGAGCCCGGTTCTTCATCCATCAAAAGGGATAAAAACACCTGCCCAAAATAACTCAGAAAATTGTTGCGAGATGATAAACACAAACATGTACTTGGGAAAAGATACTTGAACAGCTTATATAGGtaacattttgaaatatacaaAGTCATCCGCCTTGAATCTTTTTGGGAATCTGATGAGGTGTGAAATCAATCAATAGCCTTCTCTGTGTAAAattcttattcattcatcaacaaACATCTATTGGGCACTTATGGCattcagactgcctggattcacaccccagccccacctcttAGCAGctgggactttgggcaagttacttaacctctctgtgcctccatttcctcctctacgAAATGGGGTAATAAGGTAATGACAggacctacctcatagggcttctgtgagaattaaatgaggtaatgcatgCAAAGTGCTGACAACACTGCCTGGCTCTCAGTGTTGGCTACTGTGAGGATGATAAACACCTTGCTAGGCCATAAGAATACAAAGAGGATGGGCACAATAGAGCAGCATTCGCAGTCCAGTGAGAGAGTGGACAAGTAAACAAACAATGACAGATGCCATGTGATAAGTGTAATAATAGAACATAATAGAACTATGAGAACATGGAAGAGGGAGCTACTCGAGGGGGCTCCCTGCAAGGCTGGCTGTTCTGGTTTGCTCCCACTGTTCCTCTGCCCGTCTGGCCCTCTCATGCCCAAGCTGGGTCTGCAGCCCGGGGATGGGGCAGACGGAGGAAGCGCCTCCGAGTGCCCTGAGCGCAGTGCGCGAAATCAGGGCTCCCGGCCAAGACAGTAATTGCCAGCCGCTGAAAGATATTAAGCGCCAGGGAGGAAAACCAAGTTCTCTATGAGGCAGACTTTTCAGAGTTCTTacagcttattaaaaaaaaaaaaatgtaaatagttACCCAGTGAGATATTACTTCACGTTGTTGCCATTAGGGTTTGAGTGTTATGCAGAGAGAGCCGATCATTCAGGCAATTCTGCCTCAGCGAGGATGGAAAGCTCCACGGTAACCCCACACAACAAACCTCCCACCTCTAGCTCTCCACCTGACTCAGGCATTTTTTCCTGGGTGGCGAATTTTCTGTAAATTGAAGTCgtggaaaaaaatctataaatattcAGAATTTCCTAAAGGATTTTCTTGATGGCTTGTGggggcatttttttaaaagacagatttgactggtggctgggggagggggtgactCTCATTTCCGGAGAATTCTTGGACAGCTTGGGTCTTCTGGTCTGTGCCCTCCGGATCGGTTGGCACCATGGCTGCTCTCCAGAGCAACTGCCCCACAGATGATGCATGGACCACAGCCCTCATTTACCTGTGCCTTTCTTAGTGCCAAGCACTAAACGTGTGACATGCGTTGTCTGCTTCCGGCCTCCCAACTCTGAGGTGGCCACTCTTGCGTTTCGCACATGAGAAACAACAGCTTGGGGAGGTTAGCTTGCCAGGGACCACCCCAGCATCATGGTTCAGAGGCCTGCCTCCCAGAGCCCAGACCCCAAGTGACCGTTCTGCCACTCACCCggcatgtgactttgggcaagggaCTAAGTTCTCCACGCCTCCCTCTCTTCAGTTGTCAATGGGCATGACAACAGTACCTGATGTTTATCAAGTGCCCCACGCACAGAATTGTTATTCTTCACCACAATGGCACGGGGCAGTCTCCAGCAGCATAGAATTGTTACTCTTCACCACAATGGCACGGGGCAGTCTCCAGCAGCGCTCACCCCTGTCCTATTTTAATGGTGCTGCTCACTCCCAGGGCAATCTGAGAAGGGCCTGGATAGATGGAGACCCCTTAATCATACATCTGCCACTTTTCTGCAAGGGGAGGCCGTGTGCCATATACCCTCTGCGACAACGTCTTGCACGGACTTTTCAACCACACCCCTAGCACATGCTCTGCCTACAGCTGGCCCTCAATAAACCTGGCCCAACTGAATACTGAGCCTTATTCTCTTCTGGTGACAAGCCATTCCTTTGAAAGCTGTCCTTGCTTTAGACTACTAGGGCCCCTTTTAGGACTCTGTATAGGTTACAGGTTCAGGTAAGTGAATGTCAGATCCTGATTGTAATAATCCTCTAGCTGTCTTTTAATTAGGCTTCCGGCCTGGCTAATTATGGTGTTCCATGTTCTCTCCTAAGGCAAATGGATGGAGCCAGGCAAAGGAGCCCTGCTGCCCTTACCAGCACCCCAAAGGGAAGGGTGTCCCTACTCCCTTGTTAGCATTTTCCAATGTGGTGGGAGTAGGGGGACGCCAGGTCTGGTCTCCACCTCCACGCTGTCTGGCGCCCACTGTTCCTATCAGTGATTACTGCTGTGAGCTAAGGGAGTGGGGTTTTTTAAAGGACAATATATTATTACCTAGGCAAATTCCCCACCCGCCACCACGAGCCATCCTGTCCCAGCCTCcgcctttctccctttctttcattCGTTCACtaccttcttcttctctcttcctctccaaatAGAGAGTAAACATTCTATCAtcctctgttctcctctctcctttctgctgcctcctgctcctcttttccttccaaattcctaaatgccctttctctctctccccctcccctttcctcccaACTGATTTCCCATTAATCATTCCTAACACACACATCTGCTTGGGCCCTAGAAGGAGTTCTTGGTGGGCTTTCACAGCTGGGCTAGTTACAATAATCAAGAAGGAGTCTTTCATCTTTTACTGTCCCCTAGGTCTCCCCTcttcccagctcttcctcctccaaGGTGCCCCAAAGGCCCACCCTCTCCACTCTGGAAGGCACTCTCCTGTTCGCTGTCGGCATAGCAGTCTCCCAAAGGCCGAACGGCCCTGTAGGTTGAAGAAGCCCTGTAATGTAGTATTGGCAGTGACAGCAATGTCAGACTTCAGAGGCTGGCATGAGAAGAGCTGGGGGGGCGGGGAATagagaccaccacaataaaataaatgggATCCCCCCCTGCTTGTATCCCTCTTGCTGCAGTATGAAAGACATCTCCCAGTCAGGGCAGCCCTTGGCATTTTTTTAACCTGTGTATTGCTAAGAGGTCCACTCATACTGCCCCAAAAATCAGCACGGATCCAGGGAGTAGATTTAGTTTAGTGTATGATTGTCATGGCCTGGGAGTGGTGCCTGCTGTCTTCACTGGGCATGATAAAGGTTCGTGATTGCTATTTGTTATTTCCGTGATAgttatttctttctgtttgaaGAGCCCCTTTGAAATCACCTATCCCCATCTTGAGTTCTCATGTTGTCTCAAGGCGCGGCAGAGTCGGGGACGGGTAGTCCTGGAGCAATATGCCCCGAGCGACAGGCCTGACAATCGGAGTGATGGATTGGGGCTGGGAAAGTGGTACTCGAAGCGAGACAGTGTCACCAGCGCGCCTCCACTGGCCGCCGAGAGCACGGAGACTTGGTCTAGCCGGAGGCCGGCGCACAAAGGACCAGCTTAACCTTCTGACGATCGCGGACCGGGAACTTTAATGTCAGGACTATGACTATGTAAAATCTCTGCCAAGTGCGAATCTGGCAACGCACACTTTATCCGAAAGGCGCGCGGCGGGGAGGGGGGAAGAgggtattgttatttttaataaaaagtttttattcCGAAATTTCCCTGGGAAAAGCTAGTGCATTACCCCTCCCCCCAACACTCGCAAGAAGGATGGGGGGAGGGGCCGCGCATCTCTGGAGTTTGTAACGACCTGCAGCACCTAAAGAGAGATCTCCCCTCCTCTGGGATACCGGCCTCTCCAGTGATCCCGGCTTCCCCCAAAATAGCAACTAGGCGCGGTGCAGGGCAGGAATTTTACGCCTCTAAACTGGATACGATAGCAAACCTGAAACACACCCAAACACCGAACCTATAAATCAGCGCGCGGCCACCGCGCGCCAGGCGCGTCGGGGGGTGCGTATAGCCAGGGGTACCGCGCTTCATCGCGACCATCTCACCCTGGAAGGGAGTCCTCAAACTTGCAGGCTTCGGACAGGACTGGCTCAAAGTAGTTGGAGCGGCTTACGCCGCGTCCCGAGAACCGTGGACGCCTCCGACGCTCGGACGCTTCCAAGCAAGCACTCCCGGGAGAAGCCAATTAGGGGAAGAGAGCTGAACCGGAGCAGAGCCCGAGCAGGGCTGGGGCTCTGGAGGCGCGGCCCGCCCCCAGGCGGCCTCTGGGAGCGGCTTGGACTCCGCAGTACCGGAGCCGGCGCCGCGCGCTCCTACCCCCCACCCGACCCCAATCCACCCCACCCCAGACACCCTCGGCCGGCGGGTCACTGCCCTCGCCAGCACAACACCCGGCGGTgtgaagggaaaggagagagcgaAAGGAAAACCAGCCGAGGGTAGGGCGCAGAGCCCAGGGTCCCGGGGAAGTCTCGTCCTCCGCGGGACCCCAGGGCAAGGGCGGcccagtgggggagggaaggagtaCCGCGGGTGGTAAAggccggggcggcggcggcgcgcaggCGAGGCCCCTTTAAGGCTCTCCCCTCCCACCGGCGGCGCCGGCCTCCGCCCGCCGCTCTCCCCGCCCCGGGGTCCCGGCGAGAGCTGCGATTGGGCGGGCGCGGCGATCCCTTTGAAGTGTGGCTGCCGATCGCGGCTATTTGACGTGCGGCTCGCGGAAGGCGAAGGTTTTTGTGTTGCTCGCCGGGGCTagcggcggcggcggggctgcggcggcggcggtggaggAGGGGTGGAGGCGCAGCGACTGCTGCACCGCGCCCGACGCTGCGGAGCGAGCCCACCCGCCCCGGGAGCTCGCCTCCCCGgtgctccccctccctccccgcccccccagtGGCGCTGCCTCCTCCAAATGAGCGATTCGCCCGCTGGATCTAACCCAAGGACACCCGAAAGCAGCggcagcggcagcggcggcggcgggaagAGGCCGGCGGTGCCGGCGGCGGTGTCCCTCTTGCCCCCGGCGGACCCCCTGCGCCAGGCGAACCGGCTCCCTATCAGGGTCCTGAAGATGCTGAGCGCTCACACCGGCCACCTCCTGCACCCGGAGTACCTGCAGCCGCTGTCCTCCACTCCCGTCAGCCCCATTGAGGTCAGTCTCCTGGTCGCTGCCCGCCCAGCGCCGGCCCCATTGCGCCCACCACGGCCCGGCCCACGGCCCTGCTCCCTGCGCCCCGGGGCTGGGTGCGACGCTCGTGTCGGGCCACGCTGGCGGACGGAGTGAGGAGAGACGGAGAACAGAGGGATCAGAGCCCACCCGGTTCTCCCCAGGCTTCTCCGTGGAAGGTTCCCCTTCCACGCTCGCCCTGCGGAGCTACGTGTTTTCTCTCCGATTGGGTTTGCTCTTGGAGCCTCCACTGGGTCCTTTACTTTTCCTCTGGGCACCCAGTTTCCAGGCCAGAGATGATATCGCCCTGGCgtttcccaccccccacccccatcccggtTTGGTCTCTTTGAAGCTCGGTCGCCCCCGTCCCACTCCGCCTCTGTCCCATCCGGTTAGAGCTCACTACGCCCAGGCACTCCCGATCccaggtctttcttcctcccACTTCCCTGGGTGCCCTCCCCGGGAGGGAGGGGCTACCAAGAGAGCGCCAACGGCAGCCCTCGCTTTAGCGCTTTAGAATGCGCTTCTCCTCACTCCTACCCGCGGCGCCACCGCCAGAAACCCGTCCCAAGCGAAGTTCCCCAAACTGAAGGAATAAGTTTTTCCCTGGACATAGAGAAGAGGGTGATTAGAGGGAAGGGGGAGtcacagcctctcccccagcttcaACTCCAGAGAAGTCACCATGTCCCGCAGTGCCTTGGGTGGACTGCTTCCAAGGCCCCATTCCCCGGGGCCTGTGGCGCACTCTGGGCCCCCGGGAAGCGGGGGATCCCACCGACGGGCAGTGTGAGCGCTGTTCCGCCCAGCCGCCCCGCACGGCCGGCCCTCGCTCTCAGACCCTCTCGCCAAGGCCTTCCCGCCCCGTCCCGCCGCCTACCGTGGTCCCCGCGCCCCCCGCCCCAGCTCCCCAGGCACCCCCGCTTGCGCCGTCGGTCTCGTAGTCTCACCCCCATCTCCCTCCTCTTGCCGCTGTCTCCCACAGCTGGACGCCAAGAAGAGTCCACTGGCGCTGCTGGCCCAGACTTGCTCGCAGATCGGCAAGCCGGACCCGCCGCCCTCGTCCAAGCTCAACTCGGTAGCGGCGGCGGCCAACGGGCTGGGAGCGGAGAAGGACCCCGGGCGCGCGGCCTCGGGCGCCGCCTCCGCGTCCGCGGCGCTCAAGCAGCTGGGGGACTCCCCGGCCGAGGACAAGTCCAGCTTCAAGCCCTACTCCAAGGGCGCCGGAGGCGGCGACTCCCGCAAAGACAGCGGCTCCTCCTCGgtgtcctccacctcctcctcgtcctccttgTCCCCGGGAGACAAGGCGGGCTTCAGGGTCCCCAGCGCCTCCTGCACGCCCTTTCCCCCGCACGGAGCACCGGTCTCCGCGTCGTCGTCCTCGTCCTCGCCCGGTGGCTCCCGGGGTGGCTCTCCGCACCACTCTGACTGCAAGAACGGTGGCGGGGGTGGCGGCGGGGAGCTGGACAAGAAAGACCAGGAACCGAAGCCCAGCCCGGAGCCCGCGGCCGTGAGCCGCGGCAGCGGTGCGGAGCCCGGCGCACACGGCGGCGGCGCCGCCGAGGCCGGGGCCTCCGGGCGCAAGTCGGAGCCGCCTTCGGCGCTGGTGGGGGCTGGCCATGTGGCGCCAGTGTCACCCTACAAACCAGGCCACTCGGTGTTCCCGCTGCCTCCCTCCAGCATCGGCTACCATGGCTCCATCGTGGGCGCCTACGCCGGCTACCCGTCCCAGTTCGTGCCTGGCCTGGATCCTAGCAAGTCTGGCCTTGTGGGAGGCCAgctctcggggggcctgggcctgCCTCCGGGCAagccccccagctccagcccgCTCACCGGGGCCTCCCCGCCCTCCTTCCTGCAGGGATTATGCCGCGACCCCTACTGCCTGGGAGGTTACCACAGCGCCTCGCACCTCGGCGGCTCCAGCTGCTCCACCTGCAGCGCGCACGACCCGGCCGGGCCCAGCCTGAAGGCGGGGGGCTACCCGCTGGTGTACCCCGGGCACCCGCTGCAGCCCGCCGCGCTCTCGTCCAGCGCCGCCCAGGCCGCGCTCCCGGGCCACCCGCTCTACACCTACGGCTTCATGCTGCAGAACGAACCGCTGCCGCACAGCTGCAACTGGGTGGCGGCCAGCGGGCCGTGCGACAAGCGCTTCGCCACCTCGGAAGAGCTGCTCAGCCACCTACGGACTCACACGGCCCTCCCGGGCGCGGAGAAACTTCTGGCCGCCTACCCCGGAGCCTCGGGCCTGGGCAGCGCCGCTGCGGCCGCTGCGGCCGCCGCCTCCTGCCATCTGCACCTCCCCCCGCCCACCGCGCCGGGCAGCCCCGGGTCGCTGTCATTGCGGAGTCCACACACTTTGGGGCTAAGCCGGTACCACCCCTATGGCAAGAGCCACTTATCCACGGCTGGGGGCCTGGCCGTGCCATCCCTCCCCACAGCTGGACCCTACTACTCACCATATGCGCTGTATGGACAGAGACTAGCCTCAGCCTCCGCGCTCGGATACCAGTAACTACAGTTCTGCCTCCCTCCcaaccctcctctcctccccgctccgcctcccttcccccaccgcCTCGCCGCTGCAGCCTCCACTACTGCTTGTCCCTGCCGGCGTCCCCGCCCAGACCCTCCTCGCCGGACTGTGTATTTATTTACTATAATGTTAGCTTACAAGCTGGGAATATAAGTGCATTATCGGCCCACACGAGTCAATGGTATGCAAAAAGTCTGTGTTCCcccaaataataatattaatcacACAAATAACTACATGTTCCCTgcccctcttcctttcttttaattttttctttttcttagatgtaagttttaaatttttttccttttgttttttttttttttttggtttggttttagggggaggagggagagttgGGGTTcttctatttgttttgttttcccttcctGGGGAGTTTCTTGCATGCCTCTCAACCGTTAAAACTACATTtccccttctcttttcccctctttctccttcattccttcttgttccttccatttgaggttctgttttttcctttgtacGAGTAACAGAGAGGAGAATGTTTTTTTGTAATGCATTTGGGGGTGCAGGGAGTGGCCTCGATGGCAGGGGGTCATGTGCTCTGGTGACCCTGAACTCTGTGAGTCCTCCCCTGCGACCCTCTCCTCGGGTCCTTGgtctgtgccctggcccccaaaattaGAGCCTTGCTCCCCTACCTTGCTCTGAGCCCTGACCCCACCAGCGGGCTCCCCCTGAGAGGGGCCCAGATGGCCTCCCACAGAAACTTTCTACCTTCCAGACTCTTCCCCGCCCCAAGCACCTGGTGGTCACACTGCCCACAGAGGGGGGCCTGTAGGGCTCATCTTATTCAATTAAAAGTCCTTAGAAGGCCTGCTGGTGTGAAACTTTGCTCTTTATATTTTGCGAAGTGCTTTTATAGTCATTGTTTATCTCTCTGTTATTGGGGCAGTGGGCCCTCTCCTGGTGGCAGGGGCGGGTTGGTGACTCTTGCTAGATCCCTCCAAAGCAGACCAGTGGCGATATCAGCAGGGCAGTACAACCTTGTTAGCCCCGTTGGGGGAAGGTTGGGGAGTCAGGGAGCATATGGATCGCAGCAGCCCCTTTGCCCCCTCCCAGGCCTGAACCAAGACAGTCCCCAAAGTTGGCAGGGGGCTTCCATGGGCTCCCTCAGTGACTGGGATTGAAGACTCTGGCCCCTGGGTCTTCTCCCCACACCGTCCCTCCCTCCTGGGCTCACGCAGCAACGCGGGGCTGCGGGGCCTGTTGGGATGAATAGAGTTCTCCCTTGGTAAGACTTATTTTGTTAATAAATGGAATACTTGGCTATATTCACACCGTGGTGTGTGTCTCTCTTGCCTCACCCACTGTCCCACTTCCAGACCACGGAGCAGATGCCCCTCTTTTATTCTTGTTtaaaataccttatgatttccttcTGAGATCTCCGTTCAAGGACGATTTTAATGCCTTTCCTTAAGAAAGGGGGGAGAAAAAACTTCTGCCAACGCATTACAAATAACATAAAAccgcctttattttttttttccacttggcTATTTAGCTCCCAGCTTTACTTCAAAAGCCTTGACATTTCCTGGGGACAGGGTGGAGGGAGTGTATAGATGGATTTTCCTCTGGGCCTAGGTTTGAGGTGCAAGGGGCTGAGAAGGGATCCAGGACGCAGGGCTCAGAGACTCGTGGCTGCGTCGTCCCAGAGACCTGCGGGAGTGCCAAGACGACGTGCCTCTGGCGCCACCTGGTGGCAGAAAGACGAGCGACGGGCGCCAGCCCCGACGGCTCCTCCCGCGCTTTTCACTCTAAATGCGAAGGATTTCCTGTTTCCTAACAGTGACTTGTAGACACCATGAAACCAAAGGGCAGGTGCGCCTGCTGAGAGAGGTGCTTCGCAAGGCTAGAGGGCTCCCCAAGGACACAGCTGGGTTGTCGACCGCAGTCATCTGCGCCCTTAGAGACCTCTGAACGCGGTGTGGGGGTTGCTGAGAAGGCGCGACAATCACTCGGGACTTCGAGGCCACTCTCGGTCCCTGTTTTCTTGAGCTCCCACCACTGACACTGGCTTCTGCATCCTCGAGCAGGCAAGGGTTAGGGTGCCGTTTATTGGCATAGCGAACGAGAACCAGGGCACCTCCCCACTGCACGGGG
This window contains:
- the ZNF703 gene encoding zinc finger protein 703, whose amino-acid sequence is MSDSPAGSNPRTPESSGSGSGGGGKRPAVPAAVSLLPPADPLRQANRLPIRVLKMLSAHTGHLLHPEYLQPLSSTPVSPIELDAKKSPLALLAQTCSQIGKPDPPPSSKLNSVAAAANGLGAEKDPGRAASGAASASAALKQLGDSPAEDKSSFKPYSKGAGGGDSRKDSGSSSVSSTSSSSSLSPGDKAGFRVPSASCTPFPPHGAPVSASSSSSSPGGSRGGSPHHSDCKNGGGGGGGELDKKDQEPKPSPEPAAVSRGSGAEPGAHGGGAAEAGASGRKSEPPSALVGAGHVAPVSPYKPGHSVFPLPPSSIGYHGSIVGAYAGYPSQFVPGLDPSKSGLVGGQLSGGLGLPPGKPPSSSPLTGASPPSFLQGLCRDPYCLGGYHSASHLGGSSCSTCSAHDPAGPSLKAGGYPLVYPGHPLQPAALSSSAAQAALPGHPLYTYGFMLQNEPLPHSCNWVAASGPCDKRFATSEELLSHLRTHTALPGAEKLLAAYPGASGLGSAAAAAAAAASCHLHLPPPTAPGSPGSLSLRSPHTLGLSRYHPYGKSHLSTAGGLAVPSLPTAGPYYSPYALYGQRLASASALGYQ